A stretch of Saccharothrix texasensis DNA encodes these proteins:
- a CDS encoding sensor histidine kinase yields the protein MTDHDLVRAARTRLTQAGLGLARTPLCVAGLALIPLQLHTYPLILVTVGVPLLLVFTALSRHYTGFYRRWASRVLEVEIPAPYRTPANRGPMTRVRTIATDPATWRDLAFLPVNAIVGVLCGVLPVGFWINGVLGFVMPVIWLDRGDVEYVLVDRDTPGNFVFAPLLGIAFLVLAWWATPRAARLHATVARSMLAPGATAALTDRVRVLADSRADTVDAQAAELRRIERDLHDGAQARLVALGLNLGMAEELLARDPRAAQELLAEARQSSTQALAELRDLVRGIHPPVLADRGLDGALRALALAHPLPVEVDLDLAGRPEAPVESAAYFAVAETLTNVAKHSGATDAWVRVRHDDGRLSLMIGDNGRGGAEPSENGGLRGIERRLAAFDGTLGIASPVGGPTIVTMELPCELSSVKTSSSSGTG from the coding sequence ATGACGGACCACGACCTGGTGCGCGCCGCCCGTACCCGGCTGACGCAGGCAGGACTGGGGTTGGCCCGGACACCGCTGTGCGTGGCCGGCTTGGCGCTGATCCCGCTGCAGCTCCACACCTACCCGCTGATCCTGGTGACCGTCGGCGTGCCCCTGCTGCTGGTGTTCACCGCGCTGAGCCGCCACTACACCGGCTTCTACCGCCGCTGGGCCTCGCGGGTGCTGGAGGTGGAGATCCCGGCGCCGTACCGGACGCCGGCGAACCGGGGCCCGATGACCAGGGTCCGCACCATCGCCACCGACCCGGCGACGTGGCGCGACCTCGCGTTCCTGCCCGTCAACGCGATCGTCGGCGTCCTCTGCGGCGTGCTGCCGGTCGGGTTCTGGATCAACGGCGTGCTCGGGTTCGTGATGCCGGTGATCTGGCTGGACCGGGGCGACGTCGAGTACGTGCTGGTCGACCGCGACACCCCGGGCAACTTCGTGTTCGCGCCGCTGCTCGGCATCGCCTTCCTGGTGCTGGCGTGGTGGGCCACGCCCCGCGCCGCCCGGCTGCACGCGACCGTCGCCCGGTCGATGCTCGCGCCCGGCGCCACCGCCGCCCTCACCGACCGGGTGCGCGTGCTGGCCGACTCGCGGGCCGACACCGTCGACGCGCAGGCCGCCGAGCTGCGCCGGATCGAACGGGACCTGCACGACGGCGCGCAGGCCAGGCTGGTCGCGCTCGGGCTGAACCTCGGCATGGCCGAGGAGCTGCTGGCCCGCGACCCGCGGGCGGCGCAGGAGCTGCTGGCCGAGGCGCGCCAGTCCTCCACCCAGGCGCTGGCGGAGCTGCGGGACCTGGTGCGCGGCATCCACCCGCCGGTGCTGGCCGACCGGGGGCTGGACGGGGCGCTGCGCGCGTTGGCGCTGGCCCACCCGCTGCCGGTGGAGGTGGACCTGGACCTGGCGGGCCGGCCGGAGGCGCCGGTCGAGTCGGCCGCGTACTTCGCGGTGGCCGAGACGTTGACGAACGTGGCCAAGCACAGCGGTGCGACCGACGCGTGGGTGCGGGTGCGGCACGACGACGGCCGGTTGTCGCTGATGATCGGGGACAACGGGCGGGGCGGCGCGGAGCCGTCGGAGAACGGCGGCTTGCGCGGGATCGAGCGCCGGCTGGCCGCGTTCGACGGCACACTCGGCATCGCGAGCCCGGTGGGCGGGCCGACCATCGTGACCATGGAGCTGCCGTGCGAGTTGTCCTCGGTGAAGACCTCGTCCTCCTCCGGGACGGGCTGA
- a CDS encoding DUF885 domain-containing protein: MGTTAELADELLDLMFSRGPLGATVYGVPGYDHLLADHRAETEESTRARALDIADRARALPADDDPVTRAVVIQQAEAVVDEIDALGVEYTITDSFFAPAGEVLAVMPTTVLSGPESERAYLDRLAAVPDFLRRIAERQLAGAAAGRTPVQHLVDAAVAHLDRYLAADEDPLARPAGSEAFDAERARLLADVVRPAFAAYRDVVAGIQGRPDDRVGLGWLPGGETAYAALTRVQTTTDRTPKELHQTGLDVMAGLAAEYAELGRRVFGTSDVAEVLERMRTDPALRWSTEDELITAARKAVTRAEQAAPRWFGRVPEQRCRVEPVPAADAPGAPIAYYSPPTPDGLRPGTYYANTHRVEERFRYQAEAIAFHEAVPGHHFQITLAQQLTELPVLRRVAHVTAYLEGWGLYTERLADEMGLYSGDVARLGMLAMDSMRAGRLVVDTGLHAHGWSRARAVEYLRENTPLALVEIENEVDRYIAAPGQALAYMVGRLEILRLRAAAEEALGERFDIRAFHDLLLGGGPLPLAVLGEVVAEWIRDR, translated from the coding sequence ATGGGCACGACGGCGGAGTTGGCCGACGAACTGCTCGACCTGATGTTCTCGCGGGGGCCGTTGGGCGCGACCGTCTACGGCGTGCCGGGATACGACCACCTGCTCGCCGACCACCGGGCGGAGACCGAGGAATCCACCCGTGCTCGGGCTCTCGACATCGCCGACCGGGCGCGCGCTCTGCCCGCGGACGACGACCCGGTGACGCGCGCGGTGGTCATCCAGCAGGCCGAGGCGGTCGTGGACGAGATCGACGCGCTGGGCGTCGAGTACACGATCACCGACTCGTTCTTCGCGCCGGCGGGCGAGGTGCTCGCGGTCATGCCGACGACCGTGCTGTCCGGCCCCGAGTCCGAGCGGGCCTACCTGGACCGGCTCGCCGCGGTGCCCGACTTCCTGCGCCGGATCGCCGAGCGGCAGCTCGCGGGCGCGGCGGCCGGCCGCACGCCCGTCCAGCACCTCGTGGACGCCGCCGTGGCGCACCTGGACCGCTACCTCGCGGCCGACGAGGACCCGCTGGCCCGACCGGCGGGCAGCGAGGCGTTCGACGCCGAGCGGGCACGCCTGCTGGCCGACGTGGTGCGGCCCGCGTTCGCCGCCTACCGGGACGTGGTGGCGGGCATCCAGGGCCGCCCGGACGACCGGGTGGGCCTGGGGTGGCTGCCCGGCGGCGAGACGGCGTACGCGGCGCTCACGCGGGTCCAGACGACGACCGACCGCACGCCCAAGGAGCTGCACCAGACCGGCCTGGACGTGATGGCCGGCCTGGCCGCCGAGTACGCCGAGCTGGGCCGCCGCGTGTTCGGCACGTCCGACGTGGCCGAGGTGCTGGAGCGGATGCGCACCGACCCGGCCCTGCGCTGGAGCACCGAGGACGAGCTGATCACCGCCGCCCGCAAGGCCGTGACCAGGGCGGAGCAGGCCGCGCCGCGCTGGTTCGGCCGGGTGCCCGAGCAGCGCTGCCGGGTCGAGCCGGTGCCCGCCGCCGACGCGCCGGGCGCGCCGATCGCCTACTACTCGCCGCCGACCCCGGACGGGCTGCGGCCGGGCACGTACTACGCGAACACCCACCGGGTCGAGGAGCGGTTCCGCTACCAGGCCGAGGCGATCGCGTTCCACGAGGCCGTGCCGGGGCACCACTTCCAGATCACGCTGGCGCAGCAGCTCACCGAGCTGCCGGTGCTGCGCCGCGTCGCGCACGTCACCGCGTACCTGGAGGGCTGGGGCCTCTACACCGAGCGGCTGGCCGACGAGATGGGCCTGTACTCCGGCGACGTGGCGCGGCTCGGGATGCTGGCGATGGACTCGATGCGCGCCGGGCGGCTCGTGGTGGACACCGGCCTGCACGCGCACGGGTGGAGCCGCGCGCGGGCCGTCGAGTACCTGCGCGAGAACACGCCGCTGGCGCTGGTGGAGATCGAGAACGAGGTCGACCGCTACATCGCCGCGCCCGGCCAGGCGCTGGCCTACATGGTCGGCCGGCTGGAGATCCTGCGGCTGCGGGCGGCGGCCGAGGAGGCGCTGGGCGAGCGCTTCGACATCCGCGCGTTCCACGACCTGCTGCTCGGCGGCGGGCCGCTGCCGCTGGCGGTGTTGGGCGAAGTGGTCGCGGAATGGATCCGCGACCGCTGA
- a CDS encoding SagB family peptide dehydrogenase has translation MRAKVAEHATLFYSGGAVVWDDYLHHRQFAISETAELLCRKFTEFTDVDALLAPLAEGDRAALRKVLDELVEAGVLIVEGSPEHERERRLLAAWGDWGASARHFHFASRTLADAPYQRSEEHDAVLDAKLDAQPPPAPFRSLGRTAVLLPRLDGTSRWASAGLLDVLLTRRTSREFGPGPLSLTRVAELLAVLAGPSPARPRIGRSGTVFKTSPSGGGRHPVELYAHVRGVEALEPGWYHYDGLAHALEPIGVTWGPAEMTAAAGDQDWVGQAPLVLAYTGVLERTRWRYDTSRAYRVVQMDVGHLSQTAYLVATAMGFGIGFTAALRDELVEQALGCDAYHEVVLGLSALGPLPE, from the coding sequence GTGCGGGCAAAGGTCGCTGAGCACGCGACGCTGTTCTACTCCGGCGGCGCCGTGGTGTGGGACGACTACCTGCACCACCGCCAGTTCGCCATCAGCGAGACCGCCGAGCTGCTGTGCCGCAAGTTCACCGAGTTCACCGACGTCGACGCGCTGCTCGCGCCGTTGGCCGAGGGCGACCGGGCGGCGCTGCGCAAGGTGCTGGACGAGCTGGTCGAGGCCGGCGTGCTGATCGTCGAGGGCTCGCCCGAGCACGAGCGGGAACGGCGGCTGCTCGCCGCGTGGGGCGACTGGGGCGCGTCGGCCCGGCACTTCCACTTCGCCAGCCGCACGCTCGCCGACGCGCCGTACCAGCGCTCGGAGGAGCACGACGCGGTGCTGGACGCCAAGCTCGACGCCCAGCCGCCGCCCGCGCCGTTCCGCAGCCTCGGGCGCACCGCCGTGCTGCTGCCGCGCCTGGACGGCACGTCGAGGTGGGCGTCGGCGGGGCTGCTCGACGTGCTGCTGACCCGGCGCACGTCCCGCGAGTTCGGGCCGGGGCCGCTGTCGTTGACGCGGGTCGCCGAGCTGCTGGCGGTGCTGGCCGGCCCGTCGCCGGCGCGGCCGCGGATCGGGCGGTCCGGCACGGTGTTCAAGACCAGCCCGTCCGGCGGCGGGCGGCACCCGGTCGAGCTGTACGCGCACGTGCGCGGCGTCGAGGCGCTGGAGCCGGGCTGGTACCACTACGACGGGCTCGCGCACGCGCTGGAGCCCATCGGGGTGACGTGGGGGCCGGCCGAGATGACCGCGGCGGCGGGGGACCAGGACTGGGTCGGGCAGGCGCCGCTGGTCCTCGCGTACACGGGAGTACTCGAACGGACTAGATGGCGTTACGACACGTCACGTGCTTACCGCGTTGTGCAAATGGACGTAGGGCACCTGTCCCAGACGGCTTATCTGGTTGCTACGGCAATGGGTTTTGGTATCGGCTTCACCGCAGCATTGCGGGATGAGCTCGTCGAACAAGCACTCGGCTGTGACGCTTATCACGAAGTCGTACTCGGTCTGAGCGCCTTGGGGCCATTACCCGAATGA
- the pqqB gene encoding pyrroloquinoline quinone biosynthesis protein PqqB — protein MRAVVLGTAAGGGVPQWNCACGPCTAVRAGELPARTQDALAVSGNGVDWWLVNASPDIGAQLAATPALAPGPGPRDTPVRGVLFTDAELDHTLGLAVLRGASGLRVHGPAAVLHALEPTRAVLAAYGEWSWRPVAAGQVLALTGGLEVTAFPVSGKRPRYAAEPPAAEHWVVAYRFRDPATGGVLLYAPCLASWPAGFDELVAEADVVLLDGTFYAPSEMGAATGRPSGQAAMGHLPIADSLPELRGHPATRRIYTHLNNTNPVLDPASPEHARITEAGVEVVADGAVIDL, from the coding sequence GTGAGGGCCGTGGTGCTCGGCACGGCCGCCGGTGGCGGTGTGCCGCAGTGGAACTGCGCGTGCGGGCCGTGCACGGCGGTGCGGGCCGGCGAGCTGCCCGCGCGCACGCAGGACGCCCTGGCGGTGAGCGGGAACGGCGTGGACTGGTGGCTGGTCAACGCCTCACCGGACATCGGCGCGCAGCTCGCCGCCACCCCCGCGCTCGCGCCCGGCCCCGGCCCGCGGGACACACCCGTGCGCGGCGTGCTGTTCACCGACGCCGAGCTCGACCACACGCTGGGCCTGGCGGTGCTGCGCGGCGCGTCGGGGCTGCGGGTGCACGGGCCCGCGGCCGTGCTGCACGCGCTCGAACCCACGCGTGCCGTGCTGGCCGCCTACGGCGAGTGGTCGTGGCGGCCCGTGGCGGCCGGGCAGGTGCTCGCGCTGACCGGCGGGCTGGAGGTCACCGCGTTCCCGGTGAGCGGCAAGCGACCGCGCTACGCCGCCGAGCCGCCGGCGGCGGAGCACTGGGTGGTGGCCTACCGGTTCCGCGACCCGGCCACCGGCGGGGTGCTGCTGTACGCGCCGTGCCTGGCGTCGTGGCCGGCCGGGTTCGACGAGCTGGTGGCGGAGGCGGACGTGGTGCTGCTGGACGGCACCTTCTACGCGCCGTCGGAGATGGGCGCGGCCACCGGCAGGCCGAGCGGGCAGGCCGCGATGGGCCACCTGCCGATCGCGGACAGCCTGCCGGAGCTGCGCGGGCACCCGGCGACCCGGCGGATCTACACCCACCTCAACAACACCAACCCGGTGCTGGACCCGGCGTCGCCGGAGCACGCGAGGATCACCGAGGCGGGCGTGGAGGTCGTCGCGGACGGCGCCGTGATCGATCTCTGA
- the pqqE gene encoding pyrroloquinoline quinone biosynthesis protein PqqE: MGEADAPFGLLAELTHRCPLRCGYCSNPVDLARRDDELDTARWRDVFDQARALGVLQIHLSGGEPLARKDLPELVGHAAGLGCYVNLVTSGLGLTPERLAGLRGVDHVQLSVQDADEAGSNRIAGVRAFEAKLRAAEAVRGAGLPLTVNVVLHRLNLDHVGEIVALAERLGADRLELANTQYYGWALRNRAALLPTKEQLARAGEVVAAAQARSAMEIVYVIADYHEAHPKPCMHGWGARQLTVAPNGDVLPCPAAGVIDGLGVENVKDRALADIWHTSPAFTAFRGFDWMRDPCRSCARRELDFGGCRCQAFQLTGDASATDPVCTLSPHRGVVDLILAGAPAEVVEHRGVVR, from the coding sequence ATGGGTGAGGCGGACGCGCCGTTCGGGCTGCTCGCCGAGCTGACCCACCGGTGCCCGCTGCGCTGCGGGTACTGCTCCAACCCGGTCGACCTGGCCCGCCGCGACGACGAGCTGGACACCGCGCGGTGGCGCGACGTCTTCGACCAGGCGCGCGCGCTGGGCGTGCTTCAGATCCACCTGTCCGGCGGCGAACCGCTGGCGCGCAAGGACTTGCCGGAGCTGGTCGGGCACGCGGCCGGGCTCGGCTGCTACGTGAACCTGGTGACGAGCGGCCTCGGCCTGACCCCCGAGCGGCTGGCCGGGCTGCGCGGCGTGGACCACGTGCAGCTGTCCGTGCAGGACGCGGACGAGGCCGGCTCGAACCGGATCGCCGGGGTGAGGGCGTTCGAGGCCAAGCTCCGCGCCGCCGAGGCGGTCCGGGGCGCCGGGCTGCCGCTGACCGTGAACGTGGTGCTGCACCGGCTCAACCTCGACCACGTCGGCGAGATCGTCGCGCTGGCCGAGCGCCTGGGCGCGGACCGGTTGGAGCTGGCCAACACCCAGTACTACGGCTGGGCGCTGCGCAACCGGGCCGCGTTGCTGCCCACGAAGGAGCAGCTGGCGCGGGCCGGCGAGGTGGTGGCCGCCGCGCAGGCCCGGTCGGCGATGGAGATCGTGTACGTGATCGCCGACTACCACGAGGCGCACCCGAAGCCGTGCATGCACGGGTGGGGCGCGCGGCAGCTGACCGTGGCGCCCAACGGCGACGTGCTGCCGTGCCCGGCGGCGGGCGTGATCGACGGGCTCGGCGTGGAGAACGTGAAGGACCGGGCGCTGGCCGACATCTGGCACACCTCGCCCGCGTTCACCGCCTTCCGCGGCTTCGACTGGATGCGCGACCCGTGCCGGTCGTGCGCCCGCCGCGAGCTGGACTTCGGCGGGTGCCGCTGCCAGGCGTTCCAGCTGACCGGCGACGCGTCGGCGACCGACCCGGTGTGCACGCTGTCGCCGCACCGGGGCGTGGTCGACCTGATCCTCGCGGGCGCGCCGGCCGAGGTGGTCGAGCACCGGGGGGTCGTGCGGTGA
- a CDS encoding LuxR C-terminal-related transcriptional regulator, whose amino-acid sequence MRVVLGEDLVLLRDGLIRLLKAYDFDVVEAVDSGPALLKALVDHRPDVAVVDVRLPPTFTDEGLRAAIEARKRVPGLPVLVLSQYVEQLYARELLSDRGGAVGYLLKDRVSDVKQFVSAIRRVAGGGTAMDPEVIDQLLARGARDQPLTTLTPREREVLSLMAEGRSNGAIAGRLFVTEKAVGKHIANIFGKLDLPMSEDDNRRVLAVLAYLDRV is encoded by the coding sequence GTGCGAGTTGTCCTCGGTGAAGACCTCGTCCTCCTCCGGGACGGGCTGATCCGGCTCCTGAAGGCCTACGACTTCGACGTGGTGGAGGCGGTCGACTCCGGTCCCGCCCTGCTCAAGGCCCTGGTCGACCACCGCCCGGACGTGGCGGTGGTCGACGTCCGCCTGCCGCCGACGTTCACCGACGAGGGCCTGCGCGCCGCGATCGAGGCCCGCAAGCGGGTGCCGGGCCTGCCGGTCCTGGTGCTCTCGCAGTACGTGGAGCAGCTCTACGCGCGCGAGCTGCTGTCCGACCGGGGCGGGGCGGTGGGTTACCTGCTCAAGGACCGCGTGTCGGACGTGAAGCAGTTCGTGAGCGCCATTCGCCGGGTCGCCGGCGGCGGCACCGCGATGGATCCCGAGGTCATCGACCAACTGCTCGCGCGCGGCGCGCGGGACCAGCCGCTGACCACGTTGACCCCGCGTGAGCGGGAAGTGCTGTCGCTGATGGCGGAGGGCCGTTCCAACGGCGCGATCGCCGGCCGGCTGTTCGTCACCGAGAAAGCCGTCGGCAAACACATCGCGAACATCTTCGGCAAGTTGGACCTGCCGATGTCCGAGGACGACAACCGGCGCGTGCTCGCCGTGCTGGCGTATTTGGACCGGGTGTAA